In the genome of Centropristis striata isolate RG_2023a ecotype Rhode Island chromosome 6, C.striata_1.0, whole genome shotgun sequence, the window acatgATGAAACCACCTGTTCAACTGTTTGATAGaaggtgttttttgttgttttttattaatgaaGGATGATGATGTTTGGTGTCTTTCATCAGGAGTCATTCTTCCGCGTGAAGGCAGAGGaggcagcagccaatcaggaggCTCAGAACATCATCCGTCAAACAATGGAGTCTGtctgtccagcagggggcagcactGGTACAACTGTCACACCCTAAAACAGCTGGATTAAAGAGTttaaagcatagactgtatcaaAATAGGCACcaacctgtcactcaaagcagaGCGCCCTCAATTATGCAGAATTTTCAAGAATTAAATGagttaaatatgaaaaaattcACCCCCCTCCGAGTTGTCATGGAAAGGGAAATTAGCTCTGCAGACAGAGGCATCTTTTGAACCAAGCTgtgaacatgtttatttctactgtgaaattggacattttaacattttttcagaGAGTCAATCTAAATTGCTCCCTTCTGCAGCCAGCCTCAAGCAGTGAGttgaggaattgcagtttttggtacGTCCGCATTAGCTTCACAGCTCCGGACAAGTGGTTTCCGCTTGGTTTAAAGTCTAAAACTATTTAGTCCGGCAGCAACGTCACAAGTCGTGTTTCAGAAGTAAATTTTGAGGAaacctttgaaaaaaaatgtgcaattaggcacatttccatcaactgacCTGAAGCAAAATAACCAGGCTGCACAAAGCATACTTTCGTCAGAAGTTCGGGCTGTAAGCTATACATTACCCATAGCTGTAAGCTGCAGGTAAAGCCTGtagagtagaagaagaagaggtttCCAGCTGTAAAGCAAAAGACATCAGCTCCATCTAACCCCTATACAAGTGAAAAAAATGGCGTGAGGTCTTTAGGTATTTGTTTCAGTtgattgttctttcatgtcagctagTATTAACCCTGTTTCATGCTTTTCAGAGAGCTACATACCCCTCCTGAACTTAAGAGTTCACAGCTCATTTTTCTGGTGAAAAATCCACCAAATATACACCACTTGCTGAATCACAGCAAAAAGATCATAACATTTAGGTAAAGAAACAACATCGGAGCAATAAACAGACATTTCTAAGAGTTCGGAGCTCAGTTTGAATCCAGTTCTCTACACAAACCTCCTTTATTCAAAACTCTGAGGAGTtttctgatgaaaaatccaCCAAATGTACAACACTCACAGGAATGGCAAGACAACATACACCTATTGAGCAAAACATATTCATGATTTTGACTTTCCTGTGCCCTGAAAGCAGTAAGCAGTAAAGAGTCGGTTCATTAACACGAGTTATATTCAGTGTTTCTCTGTGAAAGTGGTGGAAACGTGTTGAGTGTGTGAAGTTGATCTCAGATGTTAAATGTTGATCTTGTGTCTGCATCAGGTGAGCGTCCGTGGATGGATTTGTGTCTGACGGCGTACGGAGCAGAGGACGACGGGGGACAGAACCAAACCTGCTATCAGATCTGCCACAGCACCATCACCAGACCCTCGTCCACACGGCCCAACGCCAACCCCGCCTGAACCACccgcaggtcaaaggtcaccgcTAAACCTGAGTCCTGCTGAAGGAAAAAGTTTCTGTATCTGTATATGTCAATTTTAGTATTCAACAAGGTTGTTATTAGTATTTATtgtgtaaaattaaataaatgtacataaagtgtGTCTGTTGAAGTTTTAAAAACTTCTGACTGACATGTGAGTGTTTTCTGTTCAGCCTTTCAATAAAGTCATTTACTATAAACTCTTGTTCTGATCTGTGGTGTGACTCCGCCATCTGCTGGACAACTGACATTATGACGCACTTTATCaaagaattgtttttttcctctaataATACTGTATATAGATACAGCAGAAGGCAGAGACACATGGTGAGTACAAAAGAGAAAAGTATATGTTTCTGTTCTTTGTatgccttttctttttgttcttaTTCATATATTCTCATTTTTTTATACACTTCCTTTGGAGCATGGTTTGGATTTATTCTTTATGAGACAATTTGTGCTCTTTTCTCTTGTTTCAATACCATTTTTCCCTTCccagtgtgtttatttgttgtattattgctgttatttttgtgtGGCCTAGCTCAGGTTCAGATCCtttgttaaaaacaaagaaGCCATAACTGAGAAGAAACTTACAGACATAAATCAAGAAAGAAATGAGAGATCCTTTATTAAATTGTTCAAGGAAAGCCACagtttgttaaaataatataactGTAACAGTGTAAGCAGTCTCTGATACTGATATCTAAACAAATCTACTTCTGTCTCACCTACCCagacaaaaagacttaaatttTCTGTCTGTCATCATCTTTACCTGTTTCCTCCTGTTCTCCAGAGGAGAGATGTTGGATGCTGAAATCTGCTAAACATTACATAAGAAGTTTTTATATAATAtcactgctgcattaatgtttcattttacaGCTGTAGATGTTTGAggttgtgattattttaactaATTTACATGCTGTTGGCTAGTTTAATCTAtagcaatgcatcatattctataagatTGTCAATTGTTTATAACGTATCTCTAAAAGGTCAGAAAAatggcttcttcttttttaactttgtgaCGATGCATTTTCCAGCTGATCTGAGAGGGCttttaaagagtttatttaGCTTAAGAAGTTGGAGAATTTTCTAAACATAATAAAGGAACACTTCATTCTTCAGGTtatcaaaacattcaacatcatCACATCTGGAAATACGTGATATTCATGGGACAGGAaagggacaaaaaaataataactaaagcTATCAGACAACTAGAAAAAGGAAACACTCAAGTTAATACAAGTACATAAGTACAAGCAACAAAACGTACTTAAAGTAGGAAGatcatgttttgttattatctTAATTTGAAAAACGATCTAGAACTggttaatgtaataaagttcAAGTAGAATATTTCTCTCAAAAATTTGGCCCAATTTGGAGGTACTTTGAGAGAAAGGAAGTGGaaactctttgtttttattcagttgAGAATGTATTCACTTTGTTCAAACTTTACAGTCTACAGAGAGatgaacacaaaacaaaataaaaaataacagcagGCAGACAAATTTACTCTCGTCTGCAAAACTAACAAATATGTACATAATTTACCCCAGAAAACGTGCCAGAAAGAGATCTCTTAATTTGTCCTTCAATTTAAAATGGTATGAAATGAAACCcataaaaactaattttgaaAACCTCCTATTAACATATAAGGGCTTACATGACTCTCAATGAGTAATTGTTATCAAGACAATTATCAGGCAATAACAGAAAAAGCTTCTTGATTATGAGTACATTTTTCTGATGATTTAACAGTCTTGAAAGCAGGTAATACATTCATTAAAGtacatttcatattttctaAATTACTCTATCGTTGTCTTAAAATCTGTTATGTAATAACTAAAACTTTGAAGAAAAAAGTGTAAATGGTGTCCTGATCAGAATCTGCTAAATCAACTATGTATAGACTTTACATCAGAAGTGAATacacatttattacattaaatgataGTGGACGTTGGACGTTTTTATGGAAAATTAAATGGTTGTTCTACTcagtgtgattgacaggtgtgaTGATCAGAGGGGCAGAGTTTTTACCACCATGATTAAGATCAGGACTGAAGTATGGGTGGAGTTTCTCAGTGAAGCAGCAGCCAGTAAAGGAGTAGATAAGAGCTGCAGCATCATCGTCATAAAAGGAGACCAGACCCTCCTCATAATCCACAAACACCCCCACCTTCTCAGGCCGAGACTTCAGAGAGAGACGGACTGCAGGGCCAGCACCAGCTTTGTACTTATTTTCATTCCTCAAACATATTGTCCAGTAACCATTCTGAGGAGTCAGTGCGATGCTACCCTTCCTGTTGACCGACTCTCTGACCACTCCTAAATCCCACTCAGTCTTCCCTTTAACCTGAACCTCGTAGTAAAATCTTCCTGAAGAGAAACTCTGCTTTGCTAAGACACAGGAACAATGATCAAATCTCTCTGGGTTGTCTGGGAGATTCTTCCATACATCACCACAGTTAACTTGCTTTCCATCATCAGACAGGATGAGCCAGGGATGTGCTGTATCAGGATCGAGTATCAGATCCACTGCAGACTGCTGGACCCTCTTCAGCTCAGCCTCAAACAGCTTCTTCATCTGTTTACTGAGCGTCTCCTCCAGCTGATTCACAGCTCTCACCACAGTCCCCTCATATGAAGGTGGACGGACGCTGACTTCTGTCCAGTCTTTGGTGGGTGGAGCAGCGTTCAGGGAGGTGCAGctctggaggaggtggaggtggtcttCAGACTGTGAGAGCTGCTCCACCTCAGTGCTTCTCTTCTTCAGCTCAGAGATTTCCTGTTCCAGCTCTTTGATGAAGCcttcagcctgtttctctgtctttctctgcttctctttgatCGTGTCGATGAGCTCGGCCTGGCTTCTCTCAACAGACTCCTTCAGAGCGGTGAAGACCTGAACACcatctgctgtctctctgtctgcatcttCCTTACTGAGCTCCACTGAGTGTTTGATCTCCTCAATCTTCATTCGTctcttctggatcatctgctgaATTTCAGCCTCAGTCTTCCCCAGCTCGGCCTTCTTTCCTTCATATTCTTCTTTCAGAGGAACAACATTGTGTGTCTTGTGATCTAAAACAGTGCAGAGCATGCAGACACACGTCTGGTCGGTCTTGCAGAACAGCTCCAGTAGTTTATCGTGCTTCGGACACATCCTGCCTTCCAGGTTCTCCACAGGGTCGATCAGCTGATGTCTTTTGAAACGTGACACTGTCAGATGAGGCTCCAGGTGAAACTCACAGTAGGAGACCAGACACACCAGGCAGGACTTCAGGGCCTTCAGTTTGGTTCCACTGCAGACGTCACAGGGAACATCTCCTGGTTCAGAAACTTGCTGCtctaagctgctgctgctggctttcTGTTGAGCTGACTGTCTGAACTGAGCAGCCATCTCAGAGATGAAAGTATTCACCTGCAGCTCAGGTCGTGTATAGAAAACCTTGTTACAGTTGGGACACTGATAGGGGACATTAATATCCCAGTGTTTAGTGATGCAGGTTTTGCAGAAGTTGTGTCCACATGGTATGGTGACTGGATCAGTGAAcacatccagacagatggagcacagaaactGATCTTCAGTCAGCAGACAGCTGGCAGCACCAGACATAGCTACACTCTGgggacaaaaaactaaatttgattatttgtttcataaATTCAAACTATGTTTAGCGGAATGTAAGGAGTTAGCCTAGAATCCTGTTACATGAATTTACTGCAAGTGAACAAAAGCTCAAATCTGCAGTTCAGTGATTGTATTTCTATGACATCATCAAATTCAGAAAATAAGTGATAACATAAGGATCATAATTGCAAAACATCTACTTAGTCTGCCTGCAGAAGAAATTACTTTACTCAAAAATGATAATATTGTAACCCTGAGCCTAATCTAATTTTAATACATTAACAAACATTAACTTGCACGCATGTCTGGGGAACAAATTGAAGATATAATTGGAAAAAACAAGGGCATATAAAACTTGAagaaaagttatatataattaagtttttttttattatattgctTAAGTACTATTTTTAAGGtactttatttgaacatttctattttctatgttatacttctactcaactTAGCATTTATTAAGTCCTTTTTGACTTCACTACATTATTTAGATacatttagttactttgcaaattaaagtgaataataaaataaatataaatgaattaatgatgGTGTATCATCATTGGTTTAGATATTATTGATCTCTGGGGGTAATTTACAAGCTACCCAATCttatataaagtaaataaaatcagCTCCATCTTTAACATCTGCAATCAAcaaatgaatgcatcaataattataatgcaATTATATAACAAACATTGTTCTAAGAtgggacattctgcataataagttgTTTTAGTATCTTAAGGTTGAGTCTAaaacttttgcacttttactgaagtaaaagagtTTTACTGGTAATAAAGTATGTCTACACTGTGCTAGTAGTAACAGATCTGAGTACTTGTTTCACCTCTGAACAATTTGATTTCTTCAATTAGAGATTCcactttaacttttaattttaacacatttatcaaTATTTACTGTCACATGATTTCTCTCCACATCCCCCACTGCCACAGATGAATCACAGTTAAACATTTAGTCTGAGTATAACTTCTTGTCTGACTAGATCTGAGGCTTTGAGTTCATACAAGAAACAGGCCTGTTGACTGGAACTagagttagattttttttaacctctgttTTGTGCTTCTGGAAACAtcaaatgttaattatcacaaaAAATAAGGCATTAggttatataatataatatgcttCTTTGACTGCTAAACTTTGACTAAACCTTCAGTGAgtgtattttgtctttgtagGACAGTTTACTCACCagattctgctgctgttgttgataAAAACCTGCTGGATTCAGTTGAAAGTTTCtttagagagaaacagagagacttgtctcgactgcagctctgctgtggCTCACATACTTTTAGTTTCATTTCAGGAAATGTGATGTGGCTGCAGCTCTCCTGTTTCACTGCTGCTCCACCTGTCAGGGTATATCacaaagagggagagacagattAATAATCAGGTCctgtactgaagtaaaaataaatactaataccacaaaaTACTAAGTATCGCCAGTATATTTGacctgcatttaaaatgtttcttcaaTACATCCTCCATCTCTGGACTATGAGCAGGAGTTTCTTGACTAAATGTTTCATAAGTTACTTTAAGGCCAATAATTTGTTTAGGATGTTTTGTGAATACAGCCCCATTTACTCCATTAATGTaccgtgacctttgacctgaagTCTGGCCGGTCGGGTGTCCTCATCGTGCTGCGGTGAGTTTACGTGGCTGGGGCCCAGTCTGTGCTGTACTGGGACAGCTGTTCTCCCACTTCGCCCATCGTCCATTTTAGATAACATCACCTGGGTGGACACAGCTGGAGAAGGGCGGAGCAAAGGGCTCATCATCTGTTTTCTATATATAACCCTGACCTACACCCTCCTCGGGCCGCTTTGTTGAGCGTCGGAGGCAGCAGCATCAATCACGGGGCGGAGAGGGGCTTCCTGTCATGTTCATCCATCTCTGCTCGCCACCTCCCGGGGGAGGAGAGGGCGACTGTTGGCTGGGTGACCTGAAACTGAGAGTCACAgggtcaaaataaaagtcattaaCATATTAGGAAAACTCAGTGTTTCTGTCACagtgaggattttttttctggatgTATTTATTCCATTcgatttatttaattgaatcaGGAAATAAaagtgttggtgtttttttaaagattattttttttggcattttacatgctttattgaaagtgagagacagatagaaagggggtgacagaggggaggacatgcggtaaagggagctcaggccggattcgaacccggctccaccgcagcgaggactgtagcctctatacatggggcgcctgtgtaacccactacgctacggaccaccgttttttgttttttttacagtcttctTGAAAGTCCGTCCTGTATTGAAGAGGTAAATACGGTGGCCCTGCGCGCTCACAGCGCTTccacttaagaaaacacatacaaatacacaaaacacaagcaaattgagaaaaaatcttcatcaatttgacaacacaagcgcagcatttagaaaacgcgctgcaaataGAGCACAACACAaaagaagtgtttccagaggacacttaaaagtgatgcacacgtctgaaCAAGCATgcgatattatcacgttatttcaagataaagaTAATTTCACGTAATAATGTTACaacgatcatagcatgctaacgttagtggccgatcatagcatgctaacgttagtggccgatcatagcatgctaacattagtggccgatcatagcatgctaacgttagcgggctagcaagaccaagaccaactctgtgctgttgagagagaccaactaaaatgttaatttattattattatttattttatcattcatttatttgatttgtttaaatgcaatgtgattgatatggactagcgggctaatgctatatattacattataacatgaaattatcattatcttgaaataacgtgataatatcccAAGCacgtccagacgtgtgcatcacttttaagtgtcatCTGGAtcttttttatcaattttatgtcactttatacttctactccactacatttagaggcaaatattgtatttttttactccactacattcagctgacaaCTTTTCgaacttttcaggtcgagatttagcattaaaaaaaaaaatacatttttcttttattaaacctcataacagtattttaagtagttaaaatgggcCCTATCTTAATCAAAgcaaatgctgcttacataaaagcatcataatttgaatccaataatatatttagaatatataaaataatctgagtgggtccattctgcataacgagtacttttacttttgatactttcagtacattttgatgctgatacttttgtacttttacttcagtaagttttgaatgcagaacttttacttgtagtggagtaatttcacagtgtggtattagtacttttacttaagtaaaggatctgaatacttctgtCACCACAGATGAGTTGTACAGTTTAGCAGAAATCTAACTGGCTCAAATTGAACTCATATCAAAGAAAAATTACTAGAAGCTTCTCAGAGAAACTTTGCACAGTGAAAGTGCagcagcagcgccccctgctggctttGAACAAAAGCAACACATCCTGGAAAACCTGGAACTTTCCAATCATTGAGACATATTTTTAAACGTTTCacttatgtttgttttgttgttatgattgcTTTTACTATGCACCTTAAGCAGTGGCACTCCCAATTTCATTGTAAAGttaactatataatgacaataaaggctatttgattttgattttgacatcctggaaaatgtcaaaataacctttgaaaatgttgatattatcTTGTGCGACAGGTTTGCAGTGATTATTTCAACAAAtcacactgattttttttcccattaaaaTAGTTAAATTAACAGCAAATGTGCCACAAGTGCCACTTTGTTAACCAGCTAACATCACCCATCACAGAGTTTTAAATCTTATATCAAAATTTGGTGAATCTTTGAGTAGAAGATACACATTTCCCGTATCTTTAtaaggtttatttgtttattctatgtaccacttttttttttaaactttcagtTAAATTAGTGCACCCTCACCAAATAAGTTAGTGACTTTCAGATGTTTTAACATAGGTGAGAGaaggcaaagaaaacaaacattttaatgttttctttttattgctgTGACCCTCAAAAGACTAGAAAGTGCCAACTAACCCAGGTCTTCTCAGATATAATGATATTCATCATTCACAGGAGACCTTTGACTACAGAATGAGGACCTCTACCATGACCTTTTTAAGGACATATAATCAGGCGGCTTAGGGGCAGATTTAAGAAGAATGGGGACatgtcggacaaaagcaccaatttttttccacatgctctctatcaccataggtttcaatttttggtgggagccacttcatcaagattgtggaccagatatggcagccatataaagtctatgagaacctaTATATCTTCCAAGCTACTTAGAGGGTCAATCTTTGTGTCAAaatagacattttctgggttttctgaatctagtgatattctcaatagctttaaatgattcattggcccagaaaatgtatattttgacacaaagattgaccttctaagtggcttggaagatatattggtcctcatagattttatatggctgccatctccgatcaaaaaatgaaacttatggtgatggagaCTTGTggaattttatttcatgttattgttttctggcgtgtcccctttatttagctaagctgcctgactaatGTAGCCggtgatacttctgtactttgaTAGGACTTTGATGCAGGAGTTGTAAGGGtgtatttttagacttttagataACCTCCTGACAGGAAACCCAATACATCAAGAAACAGGAGACGGCTGTTCCTCAACAGCTGACCAAACAATCTAACACTCAAAGTCCACTTTCTTATGTGCTCTGGagtaaaagtgaaaatataaGTTAGTAAAGCTCGGTATAAAGTATGCAGGTATAATCATTGAAATGTACTTAAATCATTGCGTCAAACTACCCCATAAGGAAAAATGTGCTCTGTGACTGATGTATTACGATGTATTATATCTTGCagttatgtaaaatgtattattttagtgTTGTAGTTTGATTTTCTATTTCTAGCAGAGAGGAGCTTTGTTCTTCCTCCAGGATCAGTCAGAGGACGTGGTGACGTACCTGAGGACATACGCAAAAGAGTTCTGATGCATTCAGGTGCTGTACAAAATGTTGGAATTATGACTTAAAGACAaaccaatacaaataaattatcagtgagaggggaggaggatAATTCaccaattttaatttaatctgcAATAAAAATTAGGATTAGTATATTAGTATAgcgacaaaaaataaatgaagattCAACTGAATTTGAGAATGTAATGTTCTGTGAATAACATTTATGTAGGACAAACAGGTTTGCATTAAAGTGCACtgcaaaatacagtcatggaaaaaatgattagacctactttgttttctccttgctttcttgttcaattAATGccaggtacaactaaaggtacatttgtttggacaaatataatgataacaacaaaaatatctcataagagtttaatttaagagctgatatttagccatttttcattttttcttgataataaccaaatcattatcaagaaaaccatggaaaatggatagagctttctataataataataataataataataatacttattattattattattattattgttgttgttgttgttgttgttgttattattataataacagtTTATCTGCATTTTAAATTAGGATTAGTATATTAGTATAGCGACAAAAAACAGATTCGATTGAATTTGAGAATGTTATGTTCTGTCAATAACATTAATGTAGGACAAACAGGTTTGCATAAAATTGCACCGCAAAAATTGATAAATTAGGATACATTTGAAATAGTCAGTTTTCTGGCAGCACTTGAACGCACCACCAGGTCCCTCCTCCTTCCGGTAAGAAACCGCTATCtgtcaggagaaaaaaaaaacatcccgaGCTGAAATCCGCTACACGGACACACTTTTACTGCCACCTCCGCTCTTTATTGTAGTTATTTTACGGGGGTCTGTATCCTCAccggacacacagagagaacatgCCCGGACAGAGGTAACCGTCCCcgggctgctgctgcctcctcaGCCGGCTGTAGGACAGGAGCAGGACGGACAGACGCAGATGGAGAGGCCGggcagactgctgctgctgtccgaGCTGCGCGTCAGAAACGCGGCGTACGATGTGAGCCTGAGCCGGTCCCTGCTCACCTGGAAGAGACGGACCTCCAGCCCGGTGTACCACCCGTTCAGACCCAGTAAGACCCGAATAATATGTCTGTTAATGCCCGCGTGTGTTTATCTTTCTGTCTGTCGGCCTTTAATTCACCGCGATATCCCGTGTGATAAACAAAGGACTTAAAGGACAAACAGAGGACATGTTGGACACACAGAAGTGGagataacacacacattaatgtaCTTTAAACAGCATTATTTAGTCCGGCTTGTAACAATGAGTGAGATATGATATATCCGGTTACATAACGCGCAACATCCACTCTGACACCCGATATGTGGAGGTCACAGTGAGGCTACAGgcgacacacaacaacaacacaccagACCCCATTCgttttttgctgtattttagATACAAGGAGTAAATAAAGGCAATTAAATTATTAactatcgtcacactgttattATGtgaaataatcgcctaagtcattttttgtcaaaattgttgttttttggttgttgttttttgcctaaatcatctcctcatagccacctatggtaaaatctcctacatcctcagttgatcacaTCATGTGGTTtcacccctttaagataatggcctatgtcaattGTGTGacttaagtcaaaataaaatgtgacttaggcaatttttttgaacatgcctttgtgacttaagcaagatatggtaacactttattttgaaggtgtctacataaaagtgacatgagcgtgtcataaacatgacatgggatgtgtcatgaacattaatgacactttgaagtaacattaatgctcatgatacttaactcttatgagctatttttgttgttatcattatatttgtccaaacaaatgtaccttttagttGTAcgaggtattaaaatgaatgagaaattggagaaaactatggtggtctaataatttttttttccatgactatagatagatagatagatagatagatagatcatcaaaatacaatataaattaaCCAATTAATCATTAGGTATTATTATGGATTTAAGTTCCTTGACAGTATATAAAGTTGGTAACATTACATCAATCTGGAAAAATACtacaaccccgattccaaaaaagttgggatgcaaaataaaaaactgtgttAAAATGGATTCtgtgctgataacatgcagtttggggcaaaaaccatgcagtttttctcacacagtataaatgtgttatttatttttcctttataatatttgaatatttctgcacactggggTCCCGACACAGTCTCTGAATTGCATGAATTTGATATcaatggaaagctgagactccaATTGTATCCATGTGTgttgatgttagtccccatggTAGTTCGTTGGCGTGAGAGCATTccttgaaacttgacctcactgtataaaatgagctgctgtgacctctgggataatcacagcctcatgaaactttacaaccacaaactagaaaCACAAAGTATTCAGAGGATGTATAGCCCTATTCAGAAAATAagtatatattaatttaataatgtcGGTATGGACAGGGAGTATAAATAAGGCAAAAATAATAACCACAATTATTTTGGTCAACATGATTATTCATTGACTTTGGGAACATCATGTATTTACTgagcttaaaaaat includes:
- the LOC131973329 gene encoding E3 ubiquitin-protein ligase TRIM21-like; protein product: MSGAASCLLTEDQFLCSICLDVFTDPVTIPCGHNFCKTCITKHWDINVPYQCPNCNKVFYTRPELQVNTFISEMAAHSLEQQVSEPGDVPCDVCSGTKLKALKSCLVCLVSYCEFHLEPHLTVSRFKRHQLIDPVENLEGRMCPKHDKLLELFCKTDQTCVCMLCTVLDHKTHNVVPLKEEYEGKKAELGKTEAEIQQMIQKRRMKIEEIKHSVELSKEDADRETADGVQVFTALKESVERSQAELIDTIKEKQRKTEKQAEGFIKELEQEISELKKRSTEVEQLSQSEDHLHLLQSCTSLNAAPPTKDWTEVSVRPPSYEGTVVRAVNQLEETLSKQMKKLFEAELKRVQQSAVDLILDPDTAHPWLILSDDGKQVNCGDVWKNLPDNPERFDHCSCVLAKQSFSSGRFYYEVQVKGKTEWDLGVVRESVNRKGSIALTPQNGYWTICLRNENKYKAGAGPAVRLSLKSRPEKVGVFVDYEEGLVSFYDDDAAALIYSFTGCCFTEKLHPYFSPDLNHGGKNSAPLIITPVNHTE